From the genome of Anopheles moucheti chromosome 3, idAnoMoucSN_F20_07, whole genome shotgun sequence, one region includes:
- the LOC128303499 gene encoding tyrosine-protein kinase Dnt, with the protein MALRRPLRSVIGTSLVVWRLLLVTVLLCGLPSPVTGYFDLFLNHSEVIKLMGIEADLFYVRDGAVNDYAMSFVVPMKPGIDFLRFSWQSRTAYPLPYTISVHYDDNEGAVQHPELDIPTSGIIPRTVESFTVHLVCWGNVTKEVPVGIHLHVEGPPKHNDTKLIIKRNKICIKGMHPARNRLPAAEIAPQQGPALLGAAACALGLVLVVGLIASAMYVRARKQIRQDSLHTSFTTAAYGSHQNVFIRLDPLGRPPSANSGSYATIASLNKYPISESKKSWFRSTPSPSPYATALLPLGQNGTATGTESVYAKPESVCPSRVSYYASSQLTQVYSLSTPARSIHSNSSNPKDKLRRIAVSPGTIICQQLVQEGTYGRIYSGILHHPLGETRDVLIKTVVDGASLSQVAYLLSEGSTLCGISHPNILFPVAAVTELSGPPKVAYPLAAKGNLKLYLQSCREIGIQNSQLSTRQLVEFGLQVARGISHLHSLGILHKDIATRNCVLDVELNVRVCDNALSRDVFPSDYHCLGDNENRPVKWMALETLEKKFFTASSDIWSLGVLLWELATLAAMPFEEVDCFELSAYLRDGYRLAQPVNCPDEFYTVMSCCWLADYKQRPSFPQLIAYLHDFHDDLGKYI; encoded by the exons GTATCGAGGCCGATCTTTTTTACGTTCGCGATGGTGCCGTCAATGACTACGCCATGAGTTTCGTAGTACCGATGAAGCCAGGCATTGATTTTTTACGGTTTTCATGGCAAAGTCGTACGGCGTATCCG CTTCCTTACACGATATCGGTCCACTACGATGACAACGAAGGGGCGGTACAGCATCCGGAGCTCGACATTCCGACCAGCGGCATTATACCGCGCACGGTCGAAAGCTTCACGGTGCATCTCGTCTGCTGGGGGAATGTCACCAAGGAGGTACCGGTCGGTATTCATCTGCACGTCGAGGGACCACCGAAGCATAATGACACCAAATTGATCATCAAGCGGAACAAAATTTGCATCAAAG GTATGCATCCGGCAAGGAATCGTTTACCGGCGGCCGAAATAGCACCGCAGCAAGGACCAGCCCTGCTAGGTGCGGCCGCCTGTGCGCTGGGCCTTGTGCTGGTGGTGGGTCTCATTGCCAGTGCCATGTACGTACGTGCACGGAAGCAAATTCGGCAGGATTCGTTGCA CACAAGCTTCACCACTGCAGCATACGGTAGCCATCAGAATGTTTTCATCCGGCTGGATCCCTTGGGACGCCCGCCTAGTGCTAACAGTGGTTCCTACGCAACGATAGCGAGCCTCAACAAATATCCCATCAGCGAATCGAAAAAGTCGT GGTTTCGCAGCACCCCTTCGCCATCGCCGTACGCGACAGCTCTGCTGCCCCTAGGGCAAAACGGTACCGCAACGGGGACGGAATCGGTCTACGCCAAGCCAGAATCGGTCTGTCCATCCCGGGTGTCCTACTACGCTTCATCCCAGCTAACTCAG GTCTACAGCCTATCGACGCCAGCGCGAAGCATCCACAGCAACAGCTCGAACCCGAAGGACAAGCTGCGCCGGATTGCCGTGTCCCCGGGCACCATCATCTGCCAGCAGCTCGTCCAGGAGGGCACGTACGGGCGTATCTACAGCGGCATCCTACATCATCCGCTGGGCGAAACGCGTGACGTGCTGATCAAAACCGTGGTCG ACGGTGCCTCGCTAAGCCAGGTGGCTTATCTACTGTCGGAAGGATCCACCCTGTGTGGCATCTCTCACCCGAACATCCTGTTCCCGGTGGCAGCAGTGACCGAGCTATCGGGGCCACCAAAAGTCGCCTACCCGTTGGCGGCCAAAGGAAACCTCAAACT ATACCTGCAAAGCTGCCGGGAGATCGGAATACAAAATTCGCAGCTCAGCACCCGACAGCTGGTGGAGTTCGGTCTGCAAGTAGCCCGTGGCATCTCGCACCTACACTCGCTCGGCATACTGCACAAGGACATCGCGACCAGGAACTGTGT gCTAGACGTGGAGCTGAACGTTCGTGTTTGTGATAATGCTCTGTCGCGTGACGTCTTCCCGAGCGACTACCACTGTCTGGGGGACAACGAGAACCGGCCCGTCAAATGGATGGCGCTGGAAACGCTCGAGAAGAAGTTCTTCACCGCATCCAGCGACATCTGGAGCCTTGGGGTGCTGCTCTGGGAGCTGGCAACGCTAGCCGCGATGCCATTCGAG GAGGTGGACTGTTTCGAATTATCGGCTTACCTACGGGATGGCTATCGGTTAGCACAACCGGTCAACTGTCCGGATGAGTT CTATACGGTAATGTCCTGTTGCTGGCTCGCGGACTACAAGCAGCGTCCATCGTTCCCCCAGCTAATTGCCTATTTGCACGATTTTCATGACGACCTGGGCAAGTACATCTAA